GCCAGTTGATGAAGCGCATCACTCGCTTAAGCCAGATCAGTCCGAGCCATCCCGATCGTTCTAATGTGTTGCACGAAATCCTGGAGCAAATCCAATTTCTTGTGCGAGGGCCGAATAGGTCAAAGCAGCAGTCGGGCACGGTCAATAATAAGCCGCAGCGCACAGTATCCCCAATCAAGCTGACGATGCAACAAAGCCAGCTGTTTATTACATTTCTCTTCATCAAGATCCTTTATTTGCTCAACGATCTACTTCAGTTCTACCTGCTGGTGACTTTCCTTGGCGACGATTACCTCACTCACGGCTGGGAAATCATCAGGCATTTGTGGACCAAGAGACAGTGGTGGTCCAGCCCGCGTTTCCCATTACAAACGTTAGTACTGCTGTGGTCCTTTTTTCAATAGCAACAAATTAAGATTGCATCAGACATTCAGAcgtcatcatttcattttgtgatTCATCCACAATTATTTGTTACAGGCTGTGCTCAGTCAGAGCTGCGCAACAAGGATCTCTACGCTTGTACCAGTGCCACTGCGTTTTGCcgattaatttattcaacgaAAAGATCTGCTCCATTTGGTGGTTCTACATCGTAGCCCTGTTGCCACTCACAATTACGAGTTTATTGATCTGGTGCTACAGGAACTGTTTGGCTTCTGTACGCGTAGAATTCGTTGAGCATTACCTATACCCCAACATCAACATGAGCagcgatgaagaagatgacagTCTCCGACTCAATTGCCGCTCATTCACAATTGATTACTTGGGCTGTGATGGGGTTTTCGTCCTGCGATTGATTGAGATCAATCACGGGAGCACCACTCTTAGGACAATCGTTCAGGAGCTTTACAAACGCAGTGGCTACCTACAAAACGTAACCAACAATCCTGAAAGCAGGCCGTCGACCCCGATTCCTACCATCGCCGTCGCTATACCTCAGGTAACAAACCAAAACATATAAATTCATGGACAAATTATTCATTGCTGACATCTATAGACACAGAGTTATTCGCCTAGAAGTTTGAGACTTCCGGAAGGCCAGCCCAAAATCCATCCATCTAGTCCCGGCCCTCCTAGTCCTTCTACTGAGCCATTTTCTCGACGTCTGACTGTCCTCTCCTCAAAATCTGCGCCGTTTCCGCGAATGCGATCAAGACTTTCGTTGCAGAACCGCCCAACCCCCTCGACAAGTCCTGTTTGATCTGTCGTCTTTTATGTCGATTGTGATAAGTCAAAGTCGCGAATGGAGGACATCATGCACCTTGTATTGACGGAACCGTTTCTACCGATCCGAACTTCGTGTGGAACTCTTctagaggggaaaaaagttgaacaatCAAAGGCGGCTTCCATTGGGCCTCAGCAAGTTCTCGTGTAATTGCTCACATAACTTTTGTTCGCGTACGATATAGCACTGTGTATTGAAGTAACACATGACTTCTCGGACGAACTCTGAGTGCGTCGCTTATTTCTGTTTCCTTATTCTCATGAGGAGACGATGTTGCCCACTTTCTCAAA
This region of Daphnia pulex isolate KAP4 chromosome 9, ASM2113471v1 genomic DNA includes:
- the LOC124202607 gene encoding innexin unc-9-like, giving the protein MSFLFHFGDLLLDGKDPVDDSVDKIHRRCTIVFLLLLSLPLFTKQFAGEPIECFTPTYFTEAQSRYVNSYCWTVSTFYMDQNQPQPSQQPQPPNSNGDSLEAKRTIYENDYGNGRVHSIDYVDEYEIPMTVQQQQSGRRVQVKVSYYQWAPMILLAKAITFYVPFAIWKSLARRRGISLRQLMKRITRLSQISPSHPDRSNVLHEILEQIQFLVRGPNRSKQQSGTVNNKPQRTVSPIKLTMQQSQLFITFLFIKILYLLNDLLQFYLLVTFLGDDYLTHGWEIIRHLWTKRQWWSSPRFPLQTLCSVRAAQQGSLRLYQCHCVLPINLFNEKICSIWWFYIVALLPLTITSLLIWCYRNCLASVRVEFVEHYLYPNINMSSDEEDDSLRLNCRSFTIDYLGCDGVFVLRLIEINHGSTTLRTIVQELYKRSGYLQNVTNNPESRPSTPIPTIAVAIPQTQSYSPRSLRLPEGQPKIHPSSPGPPSPSTEPFSRRLTVLSSKSAPFPRMRSRLSLQNRPTPSTSPV